In the genome of Thalassospira sp. ER-Se-21-Dark, one region contains:
- the queC gene encoding 7-cyano-7-deazaguanine synthase QueC, translating into MKTIVVCSGGLDSVTLAYKVAVEHKLHSLISFDYGQRHKKELDFAARAARNLGVKHHIVDLTPVGALLTGSSLTSDDIDVPDGHYAEETMRITVVPNRNAIMLAVAFGAAASAGADAVAAAVHGGDHFIYPDCRPDFIKSFQTMQDHALEGVKDVKLYTPFVNVSKADIALEAGRLGVPIDLTWSCYKGGETHCGRCGTCVERREALELARVKDPTVYVDRDYWKQARADHMARKFAKGETAATTSATSAAE; encoded by the coding sequence ATGAAGACGATTGTCGTCTGCTCTGGCGGGCTGGATTCCGTCACGCTGGCCTATAAGGTCGCGGTTGAGCACAAGCTCCATTCCCTGATTTCGTTTGATTATGGCCAGCGCCATAAAAAGGAACTCGATTTCGCCGCCCGTGCGGCGCGCAATCTTGGCGTCAAACATCACATCGTTGATCTGACCCCGGTCGGTGCCCTTTTGACCGGATCGTCGCTGACCAGTGATGATATCGACGTGCCCGATGGCCATTACGCCGAAGAAACCATGCGCATTACTGTGGTGCCGAACCGCAATGCGATCATGCTGGCTGTGGCCTTTGGTGCGGCGGCCAGTGCCGGGGCCGATGCGGTTGCCGCCGCTGTGCATGGCGGGGATCATTTCATCTATCCCGATTGCCGTCCCGATTTCATCAAATCGTTCCAGACCATGCAGGACCACGCCCTTGAAGGCGTCAAGGACGTCAAGTTGTATACCCCGTTTGTCAATGTCTCGAAGGCCGATATCGCGCTGGAGGCCGGGCGTCTTGGTGTGCCAATTGACCTGACCTGGTCATGTTACAAGGGCGGCGAAACCCATTGCGGACGGTGCGGCACCTGTGTCGAGCGGCGCGAGGCGCTTGAACTGGCACGCGTCAAGGATCCGACCGTCTATGTCGATCGCGATTACTGGAAACAGGCCCGTGCCGACCATATGGCACGCAAGTTTGCCAAAGGCGAAACCGCCGCTACCACCAGCGCCACCAGCGCGGCCGAGTAA
- a CDS encoding DUF262 domain-containing protein encodes MMNDEELVEESLDEDLAELEHSTGWAAGAALWSTDWTAETVISQLVRGNIDLNPSFQRRSAWTDARQSLFIESLILGLPIPQLILAEDSKKRGSFIVIDGKQRLLAIRRFAAEQDSAFTPLKLRGLQERPDLCGKTYHNIVNDVELSADATAFENSSIRTIVIRNWKNEAYLYEVFLRINTGSVQLSPQELRQALNPGPFSSFIDEASSQSTGLKEALSLKRPDFRMRDAELLLRFLAYKNFSEEYAGNLKAFLDKTSKHLNRDWEVKEPLIKEQVSEMEIAFDYTKEVFGPKQYLRKWTGDGFEPRKNRAVFDIMLHFFSEPEIRAALDGKSTEIVAAFKDLCANDPEFLASIERTTKTAEANSLRFNKWRQKLEVIGGIEIPEIAFIK; translated from the coding sequence ATGATGAACGACGAAGAGTTGGTTGAAGAGAGCTTAGACGAAGATCTGGCAGAACTTGAGCACTCCACCGGCTGGGCAGCAGGTGCTGCACTATGGTCGACCGATTGGACTGCTGAAACAGTAATCTCTCAATTGGTCCGTGGAAATATTGATCTAAATCCGTCTTTTCAAAGGCGTTCGGCATGGACAGATGCTAGGCAGAGCCTGTTCATTGAGTCGCTTATACTAGGATTGCCCATACCTCAGTTGATACTTGCCGAAGATAGTAAAAAAAGAGGTTCGTTCATTGTTATCGACGGCAAGCAAAGACTACTTGCGATTCGCAGGTTCGCAGCTGAGCAAGATTCGGCCTTTACTCCATTGAAGCTAAGAGGGCTACAAGAGCGCCCCGACCTCTGCGGGAAGACTTACCATAATATTGTTAACGATGTTGAGTTGTCTGCCGACGCTACTGCTTTCGAGAACTCAAGTATAAGAACTATTGTTATTCGAAACTGGAAAAATGAAGCTTATCTTTATGAGGTTTTTTTAAGAATCAACACGGGCAGTGTGCAACTTTCTCCTCAGGAGCTACGTCAAGCACTTAATCCTGGGCCATTTTCTTCATTTATTGACGAAGCATCCTCTCAATCAACAGGCTTGAAGGAGGCTTTAAGTCTGAAGCGACCAGATTTTCGAATGAGAGATGCAGAGCTGCTTCTTCGTTTTCTTGCATACAAAAACTTCTCTGAGGAATATGCCGGGAATCTCAAAGCGTTTCTGGACAAGACTTCCAAACATCTGAATCGAGATTGGGAAGTCAAAGAACCTTTGATTAAAGAACAAGTTAGCGAGATGGAGATTGCCTTCGACTATACGAAGGAAGTTTTTGGCCCTAAACAATATTTGCGTAAATGGACTGGAGATGGATTTGAGCCGAGGAAAAACAGGGCCGTCTTTGACATAATGCTGCACTTTTTCTCTGAACCTGAAATCAGGGCTGCTTTAGATGGTAAGTCCACAGAGATAGTTGCTGCGTTCAAAGATTTGTGTGCTAACGACCCTGAATTCCTGGCGTCGATTGAGAGAACAACAAAGACAGCAGAAGCAAACAGTCTACGATTTAATAAGTGGCGTCAGAAACTTGAAGTCATAGGTGGCATAGAGATTCCTGAAATCGCTTTTATTAAGTGA
- a CDS encoding HEPN domain-containing protein, whose translation MPSTMYKELKKNISKLRKEFLSFSKRLDGEYSESDLMKCRAYVAFAHAEIEHFLEAWAERILSKARSNWGKGRGSKTLLALLFYRGETRGVPSTPTEIGSNTYRSNIGKAISLQEGVIKSNHGITPENVAKMFIPLGFTSEDFDEPLLIQLKNFGGHRGDLVHKSSNISLERIRDPFDDVDNDINYLVEELEKLDTLLLSK comes from the coding sequence ATGCCATCAACAATGTATAAAGAGCTTAAAAAGAACATCTCAAAACTGCGCAAGGAGTTCTTGTCTTTTTCTAAGCGGTTAGATGGTGAGTACTCTGAAAGCGATTTAATGAAGTGTCGCGCATATGTGGCTTTCGCTCATGCGGAAATCGAACATTTTTTGGAGGCTTGGGCTGAGCGGATACTCTCCAAAGCAAGGTCAAATTGGGGGAAGGGAAGAGGGTCTAAAACTCTTCTGGCCTTACTCTTCTACCGCGGCGAAACGCGTGGTGTTCCGTCAACTCCAACCGAAATCGGAAGCAATACATATCGATCAAACATCGGTAAAGCCATCTCACTGCAAGAAGGCGTAATTAAATCGAACCATGGTATCACTCCCGAAAACGTAGCAAAAATGTTCATTCCGCTAGGGTTTACGAGTGAAGATTTTGACGAGCCGCTGCTTATCCAATTGAAGAACTTTGGGGGGCATCGAGGCGACTTGGTGCATAAGAGTTCAAATATTTCGCTCGAGAGAATACGCGACCCATTTGATGACGTCGATAATGACATCAATTATCTCGTAGAGGAACTAGAGAAGCTAGATACACTGCTCTTATCTAAGTGA
- a CDS encoding flagellin — protein sequence MALNIISDHAANLAHRNLARAEEAANRSLAKLSSGKRVVSARDDAASMAIGSRLNSTATSLTAGIVNIGQGNSMLQIADGAMATIDDVLVRMNTLAVQAASENLSEAERGFLNDEFVALRTEINRIAAATNFNGIQLLGDGSDVSLDYSDLQAGGTAGVLSVANGFSNFTITDDNYWARDTNENGSADNQLRFDVLKTGDRILLSAISEIDGTSPHRTQSIDITDYASGGSKALNAGQTQTLDFGDVGVNVNLNFNIATTITNALAQGSDGAGADGSATAQIFGAAPVFSVLEDQGNKLPDNIYFQLGGGNTSGAQLSIPTTAVDGAALGTGKTGTETSLDELGRNAIATSAKAQTAIEAVARAIDDLQRARANIGTNQNRLDAASESLASTLENVKEARSSLLDLDVAMELTNYASKQILIKSSVAMLARVSEMRQNLIRLLAG from the coding sequence ATGGCGTTAAATATCATATCCGACCACGCGGCCAATCTGGCGCACCGCAATCTGGCGCGCGCCGAGGAGGCCGCGAACAGATCGCTTGCCAAGCTGTCATCGGGAAAACGTGTGGTCTCTGCCCGCGATGATGCCGCATCAATGGCCATCGGCTCGCGGCTGAACTCGACGGCCACTTCCTTGACAGCGGGGATTGTCAATATCGGTCAGGGCAATTCCATGCTGCAGATTGCCGATGGGGCCATGGCCACCATCGACGATGTGCTGGTGCGCATGAACACACTGGCCGTTCAGGCCGCATCGGAAAACCTGTCGGAGGCGGAGCGCGGGTTTCTCAATGACGAATTCGTCGCCCTGCGTACCGAGATCAATCGCATTGCGGCCGCAACCAATTTCAACGGCATCCAGTTGCTCGGCGATGGCAGTGATGTGTCCCTTGATTATTCGGATTTGCAGGCTGGCGGCACGGCCGGGGTTCTTTCGGTTGCCAATGGCTTTTCAAATTTCACCATCACCGATGACAATTACTGGGCGCGTGATACCAACGAAAACGGATCGGCGGATAATCAGCTCCGCTTCGATGTGCTCAAGACCGGGGATCGCATTCTGCTGAGTGCCATATCCGAAATCGATGGCACCAGCCCGCACCGGACCCAAAGCATCGATATCACCGATTATGCGTCCGGTGGCAGCAAGGCACTTAATGCCGGTCAAACACAGACACTCGATTTCGGGGATGTCGGTGTGAACGTGAACCTGAACTTCAACATCGCAACCACCATCACCAACGCCCTGGCCCAAGGGTCCGATGGTGCCGGTGCCGATGGATCGGCCACAGCGCAGATTTTTGGCGCTGCCCCGGTCTTCTCGGTTCTTGAGGATCAGGGCAACAAACTGCCTGACAATATCTATTTCCAGCTTGGCGGCGGCAATACCAGCGGTGCGCAGCTTTCGATCCCGACGACCGCGGTTGATGGTGCCGCCCTTGGCACGGGCAAAACCGGCACGGAGACAAGCCTTGATGAGCTGGGCCGCAATGCGATTGCCACATCCGCCAAGGCCCAAACTGCGATCGAGGCCGTGGCGCGCGCGATTGATGATCTGCAACGCGCACGAGCCAATATCGGCACCAACCAGAACCGTCTGGATGCTGCCAGCGAAAGCCTTGCCTCGACACTTGAAAACGTCAAGGAGGCGCGTTCAAGCCTGCTTGATCTCGACGTTGCGATGGAATTGACCAACTACGCATCGAAACAAATCCTGATCAAATCAAGTGTCGCGATGTTGGCCCGCGTCAGTGAAATGCGCCAGAACCTGATACGCTTGCTGGCAGGTTGA
- a CDS encoding class I SAM-dependent methyltransferase, with amino-acid sequence MTTPTSDNTSDTAADTSSRTWQNLSTDWITWAERLAPAAEKINRHMIEAADLPGLAALREGAPLEVLDLASGVGEPAFSFARALGGGTDDSANIPGIAGHVTASDIVSDMCDALMERAAEEEISNIKAVPANMEKLPFEDQSFDVVSCRFGVMFCEDPDKALREAFRVLRPGGKAVFMVWAPLVDNPLFAAMDAVLGNILGIGFDAAGLDPFCFGDADQSMMRFEKAGFTRIEATTHSPAGRIPENAPFWKPQMDMLFGNVLRKSSDMEVGAINAAMFETLAPYIEDGHFQVPICFHVLSAKRA; translated from the coding sequence ATGACCACCCCGACATCCGACAACACATCCGATACCGCCGCTGACACATCATCCCGAACCTGGCAAAACCTCTCGACCGACTGGATCACCTGGGCCGAACGCCTGGCACCGGCGGCCGAAAAGATCAACCGCCATATGATCGAGGCGGCCGATCTTCCGGGACTTGCAGCTTTGCGCGAAGGCGCACCGCTTGAGGTGCTTGATCTGGCATCCGGGGTGGGCGAACCGGCCTTTTCCTTTGCCCGTGCCTTGGGCGGCGGCACGGATGATAGCGCTAACATCCCCGGAATTGCAGGGCATGTAACTGCATCCGATATCGTTTCTGATATGTGCGATGCCCTTATGGAACGCGCCGCCGAGGAAGAAATTTCCAACATCAAGGCCGTTCCGGCCAATATGGAAAAACTGCCGTTCGAGGATCAAAGCTTTGACGTGGTGTCATGCCGCTTTGGCGTGATGTTTTGCGAGGATCCGGACAAGGCGCTTCGCGAGGCATTCCGTGTTCTGCGCCCCGGTGGCAAGGCGGTGTTTATGGTCTGGGCGCCGCTCGTGGATAATCCGCTGTTTGCCGCAATGGACGCGGTTCTTGGCAACATCCTTGGCATCGGCTTTGATGCCGCCGGGCTCGACCCGTTCTGCTTTGGCGATGCCGATCAATCCATGATGCGCTTTGAAAAAGCAGGCTTTACCAGGATTGAAGCAACAACCCACAGTCCGGCTGGCCGTATTCCCGAAAACGCCCCGTTCTGGAAACCGCAAATGGATATGTTGTTTGGCAATGTCCTGCGCAAATCATCGGACATGGAAGTCGGCGCGATCAATGCCGCAATGTTTGAAACATTGGCCCCCTATATCGAAGACGGCCATTTTCAGGTCCCGATTTGTTTTCATGTACTTAGCGCAAAGCGCGCCTGA
- a CDS encoding DUF5610 domain-containing protein codes for MDITIGGLSSQQSGASSRSAQSYLPGQSDSEKTGNNGASAFAAATSVSLSSESAVRLSADNIVAAINESLQSTGLSIQGVDPNDFTPEAVADRILARVGDLIASNASSEAEAREIFDQASEGIQAGLEDAREILDGLGALNDEINDNISETEERLNEGLQSIEQRLTELFNSSASEEAAEAAAPERDEQVLQSQVTQTAQASQAYAEAGSNAQRNAPRYGTNG; via the coding sequence ATGGATATCACCATTGGTGGTCTGTCATCCCAACAATCCGGGGCATCATCACGCTCGGCACAATCCTATTTGCCGGGCCAAAGTGATTCTGAAAAAACCGGCAACAATGGCGCATCTGCCTTTGCAGCTGCGACGTCTGTTTCGCTGTCTTCTGAATCCGCCGTCCGCCTGTCGGCCGACAATATCGTTGCCGCGATCAATGAAAGCCTGCAATCAACCGGCCTGTCGATCCAGGGCGTTGATCCGAACGACTTCACGCCAGAGGCCGTCGCAGACCGTATTCTTGCCCGTGTCGGTGATCTGATTGCATCCAACGCAAGTTCGGAGGCCGAAGCGCGCGAGATTTTCGATCAGGCGAGCGAAGGCATTCAGGCCGGTCTTGAAGATGCCCGCGAAATCCTTGATGGATTGGGCGCACTCAATGACGAAATCAACGACAATATCAGCGAAACCGAAGAACGCCTGAATGAAGGCCTGCAAAGCATCGAGCAGCGCCTGACCGAACTGTTTAACAGCAGCGCGTCAGAAGAAGCCGCCGAGGCCGCAGCGCCGGAACGCGATGAACAGGTCCTGCAATCGCAGGTCACCCAGACCGCACAGGCAAGCCAAGCTTACGCCGAAGCTGGCAGCAATGCCCAGCGCAACGCGCCGCGCTACGGCACCAACGGCTAA
- the queD gene encoding 6-carboxytetrahydropterin synthase QueD, which yields MANLLFGTVITAKAGTSIRMLMGTEMDDTERKPMFTITKQFAFSASHQLSGLEEDHPCARLHGHNYIVEVELKGATLDQRGFVRDYRELGPLKRLIDDEFDHRHLNEVLGHDHPTAEQLALFFYEWAHDRWPEVSAVRVSETPKTWAEYRP from the coding sequence GTGGCAAACCTGCTTTTTGGTACCGTCATCACCGCGAAGGCGGGGACCTCGATCCGCATGCTCATGGGGACAGAAATGGACGACACCGAAAGAAAACCGATGTTCACCATCACCAAACAATTCGCATTTTCCGCCAGCCACCAACTCAGCGGCCTTGAAGAAGATCACCCGTGTGCGCGCCTGCATGGCCATAATTATATTGTCGAGGTCGAGCTTAAGGGTGCCACCCTTGATCAACGTGGTTTTGTGCGTGATTATCGCGAACTGGGGCCGCTCAAACGACTGATCGATGACGAGTTTGATCACCGGCATCTGAATGAAGTCCTTGGTCACGATCACCCGACCGCCGAACAGCTTGCGCTGTTCTTTTACGAATGGGCACATGATCGCTGGCCGGAAGTATCGGCGGTGCGGGTCTCCGAAACGCCGAAAACCTGGGCGGAATATCGTCCATGA
- a CDS encoding class I tRNA ligase family protein encodes MANYQESAREFEKRWQAYWRENDTYRTPNPGDADFDASKKKSVILDMFPYPSGVGLHIGHPLGYIATDVKARFERMRGKNVLHSMGFDAFGLPAEQFAIQTGQHPRITTEANIENMLRQLQVIGLGHDPHRRFATTDVDYYKWTQWIFLQLFNSFYDPTVEWKGPQGQVINGRARPIAELRPLLESGAWLLDEDGVPQPKSVIGEGTKAEGKEIDRAIDRGRLAYVDEVPVNWCPMLGTVLSNEEVTNEGKSERGDYPVYKRPLKQWMLRITDYADRLVADLEGLDWPNGVVEMQKGWIGRSVGARVNFPVKLSNGADDKIAVYTTRPDTIFGATYMVLAPEHPLVDKLCATDKKADVAAYRAQASELKAVSAKDDAEREKTGVFIGAHATNPVTGEEIPVWIADYVLMGYGTGAIMAVPAGDQRDFEFAHKFGLPIKATTEPSDAWLKDNAPADAAESDAATLLARYGAEPGAFKVAQTEVGETINSANDEVSINGLSTPDAKAKIIEWMEAKGIGRGRVQYKLRDWLFSRQRYWGEPFPVLFDKETDQVHGIAEAALPVVLPEMTDFKPKSNEDPNSEPEPPLARAKDWMEVTGIVLSDGSVLPVDAEVGSKYTHDGVKYEVRAFKRDANSMPNWAGSCWYYLRYFDAKNDAKFASDDAAAYWANSTDKDGNALPGAVDLYVGGAEHAVLHLLYSRFWHKVLFDLGYVATPEPFQKLFNQGMITADAYTDARGVYVDIHDVEMRDVDGKKVPFNAKTDEQLITVPGKMGKRYKNGIPPEEICDQYTIDTFRTYEMYMGPLDSSKPWQSDAIVGMMRFLSNVWKVTTQMERTDHVDGKIETLLHKTIAKVTKDVADLRHNTAIAALIELTNALTKQNAVHDDHAKALALMVAPFAPHLGEELMSRMAADEFAAKKSVIKFDWPAFDAEKAKDDEFEVPVQVNGKKRGSVMVAADADQATVEALAKADENVARHLEGKDIVKVIYVAKPTPKLVNIVVKG; translated from the coding sequence GTGGCGAACTATCAGGAAAGTGCGCGGGAATTTGAAAAGCGCTGGCAGGCTTATTGGCGTGAAAACGATACCTATCGTACGCCAAATCCCGGCGATGCCGATTTCGACGCAAGCAAGAAGAAAAGCGTCATCCTGGACATGTTCCCCTATCCAAGCGGGGTTGGCCTTCATATCGGCCATCCGCTGGGCTATATCGCGACCGATGTAAAGGCGCGGTTCGAGCGCATGCGCGGCAAAAACGTTCTGCATTCCATGGGCTTTGATGCCTTTGGTCTGCCGGCAGAACAGTTCGCCATCCAGACCGGTCAGCATCCGCGCATCACCACCGAAGCCAACATCGAAAACATGCTGCGTCAGCTGCAAGTCATCGGCCTTGGCCATGATCCGCATCGCCGTTTCGCCACGACCGATGTCGATTATTACAAATGGACGCAGTGGATCTTCCTGCAGCTTTTCAACAGCTTCTATGACCCGACCGTCGAATGGAAAGGCCCGCAGGGGCAGGTGATCAATGGCCGCGCGCGCCCGATTGCCGAACTGCGCCCGTTGCTTGAATCTGGCGCGTGGTTGCTGGATGAAGATGGCGTGCCGCAGCCGAAATCCGTGATTGGCGAAGGCACCAAAGCCGAAGGCAAGGAGATTGACCGTGCGATTGATCGCGGGCGTCTGGCTTATGTCGACGAAGTGCCGGTGAATTGGTGCCCGATGCTCGGCACGGTTCTGTCGAACGAGGAAGTCACCAACGAAGGCAAGTCCGAACGTGGTGATTACCCGGTGTATAAACGGCCACTGAAACAGTGGATGTTGCGCATTACCGATTATGCCGATCGTCTGGTTGCCGATCTTGAAGGTCTGGACTGGCCGAATGGCGTGGTCGAGATGCAGAAGGGCTGGATTGGCCGTTCTGTCGGTGCGCGGGTGAATTTCCCGGTCAAACTCTCAAACGGTGCGGATGACAAGATCGCCGTTTACACCACCCGTCCGGACACGATTTTTGGCGCGACCTATATGGTTCTCGCACCCGAGCATCCGCTGGTCGATAAGCTTTGCGCCACCGATAAAAAGGCCGATGTCGCGGCCTATCGCGCACAGGCGTCCGAGCTTAAGGCCGTTTCGGCCAAGGATGATGCCGAGCGTGAAAAGACCGGCGTGTTTATTGGTGCGCATGCGACCAACCCGGTGACGGGTGAAGAAATCCCGGTCTGGATCGCCGACTATGTCCTGATGGGCTATGGCACGGGGGCCATCATGGCGGTTCCGGCCGGTGATCAGCGCGACTTTGAATTTGCCCATAAATTCGGTCTGCCGATCAAGGCAACGACCGAGCCGTCCGATGCGTGGCTTAAGGACAACGCCCCGGCGGATGCGGCGGAATCTGACGCGGCAACGTTGCTTGCGCGCTATGGGGCAGAGCCGGGTGCTTTCAAGGTTGCCCAGACCGAAGTTGGCGAGACGATCAATTCCGCCAATGACGAGGTTTCAATAAACGGTCTTTCGACCCCGGATGCCAAGGCCAAGATCATCGAATGGATGGAAGCCAAGGGGATTGGCCGTGGGCGCGTGCAGTATAAACTGCGTGACTGGCTGTTCTCGCGTCAGCGTTATTGGGGGGAGCCGTTCCCGGTTCTGTTCGATAAGGAAACCGATCAGGTGCACGGCATTGCCGAGGCGGCCTTGCCGGTCGTTCTGCCGGAAATGACGGATTTCAAACCGAAATCAAACGAAGACCCGAATTCGGAGCCGGAACCACCGCTGGCGCGCGCCAAGGACTGGATGGAAGTCACAGGCATCGTCCTTTCTGATGGTTCGGTTCTACCGGTGGACGCCGAAGTCGGTTCGAAATACACCCATGATGGTGTGAAATATGAAGTGCGCGCGTTTAAACGCGATGCCAACTCCATGCCGAACTGGGCTGGGTCGTGCTGGTATTACCTGCGCTATTTCGATGCCAAGAATGATGCCAAGTTTGCATCCGATGATGCAGCAGCCTATTGGGCCAACAGCACGGACAAGGATGGCAACGCCCTTCCGGGGGCGGTTGACCTTTATGTTGGCGGTGCGGAGCACGCGGTGCTTCACCTGTTGTATTCGCGTTTCTGGCACAAGGTCCTGTTTGATCTTGGCTATGTCGCAACGCCGGAACCGTTCCAGAAGCTGTTTAACCAGGGCATGATTACGGCCGATGCCTATACCGATGCGCGCGGGGTTTATGTCGACATCCATGATGTTGAAATGCGCGATGTCGATGGCAAGAAAGTGCCGTTCAACGCCAAGACCGACGAGCAGCTGATCACGGTGCCCGGCAAGATGGGCAAGCGTTATAAGAACGGTATCCCGCCCGAGGAAATCTGCGATCAGTACACCATCGATACGTTCAGAACGTACGAGATGTATATGGGGCCGCTTGACAGCTCCAAACCGTGGCAGTCGGATGCGATTGTCGGCATGATGCGCTTCCTGTCCAACGTCTGGAAAGTCACAACCCAGATGGAGCGGACCGATCACGTGGATGGCAAGATCGAAACGCTTCTGCACAAGACGATTGCCAAGGTGACCAAGGACGTGGCCGACCTTCGCCATAACACCGCGATTGCAGCGCTCATCGAACTGACCAATGCGCTGACCAAACAAAATGCCGTGCATGATGATCATGCCAAGGCATTGGCGCTGATGGTCGCCCCGTTTGCCCCGCATCTGGGTGAAGAGCTCATGAGCCGGATGGCCGCAGACGAGTTTGCGGCCAAGAAATCGGTGATCAAGTTCGACTGGCCGGCCTTCGATGCCGAGAAAGCCAAGGATGATGAATTTGAAGTTCCGGTTCAGGTCAATGGCAAGAAGCGTGGCTCTGTCATGGTCGCGGCTGACGCTGATCAGGCAACGGTCGAAGCTCTTGCCAAGGCCGATGAAAACGTTGCCCGCCATCTTGAGGGCAAGGACATCGTCAAGGTGATCTATGTCGCCAAGCCGACCCCGAAACTGGTCAATATCGTGGTGAAGGGCTGA